One Edaphobacter lichenicola DNA window includes the following coding sequences:
- a CDS encoding response regulator: MEIPISSTRSILHICTRETIRPLRDQVLRLSGFHVDSTLDHTEGLSMFWSRHYDLVLIDVEGEEGIPRAEHMCSEIKTAQHHQLVAFVCNWRVAILTDCPDEIVRTEFDPAAFAKGVKDIIPPPNTTSN, encoded by the coding sequence ATGGAAATCCCCATCAGCAGCACCCGGTCCATCCTGCACATCTGCACCCGCGAAACCATCCGGCCACTCCGCGACCAGGTTCTCCGCCTCTCAGGATTTCATGTTGACTCCACCCTCGACCATACCGAAGGCCTGTCCATGTTTTGGTCGCGTCACTACGATCTCGTGCTGATCGACGTGGAAGGCGAAGAGGGAATCCCGCGCGCCGAACATATGTGCTCCGAGATCAAGACCGCCCAGCATCATCAGCTCGTCGCCTTCGTCTGCAACTGGCGCGTCGCCATCCTCACCGACTGCCCCGACGAGATCGTTCGGACGGAGTTTGACCCCGCCGCTTTCGCCAAGGGAGTCAAGGACATCATCCCGCCGCCGAATACCACTTCAAATTAA